One genomic window of Caldivirga maquilingensis IC-167 includes the following:
- the cobA gene encoding uroporphyrinogen-III C-methyltransferase → MAKVYIVGAGPGDPELITVKAIKLVESADVIIYDRLIPVDVLKHAKEGAELIYVGKEPGKHTMEQGEINELLLRKALEGKMVVRLHGGDPFVFGRGFEECQYLIKNGVECEAVPGVTSAIAAPEQYLVPILLRGVSSSVALVTGREDPGKGFREVDFKKLATVVGTIVILMGASEACRIAEELIQGGLDSSTPVAVVTRAYMSDSRIQFTTLSEISKCRITVENPSVIIVGKSVKLSPLYEDTVDHSA, encoded by the coding sequence GTGGCTAAGGTATACATTGTTGGGGCTGGTCCAGGGGATCCTGAGTTAATTACAGTTAAGGCTATTAAACTAGTGGAGTCAGCTGATGTAATTATCTACGATAGGTTAATCCCAGTGGATGTTCTTAAACATGCCAAGGAGGGGGCTGAGTTAATATACGTTGGTAAGGAACCTGGTAAACACACCATGGAGCAGGGTGAGATTAATGAATTACTCCTCAGGAAGGCCCTTGAAGGTAAAATGGTTGTTAGGCTTCATGGAGGCGACCCATTCGTCTTCGGTAGGGGTTTCGAGGAATGCCAATACTTAATTAAGAATGGGGTTGAATGCGAAGCAGTACCCGGAGTAACCAGCGCCATAGCGGCACCGGAGCAGTACCTGGTCCCAATACTACTTAGGGGTGTGTCCAGTAGTGTCGCCTTAGTGACTGGTAGGGAGGATCCGGGAAAGGGGTTTAGGGAAGTTGACTTTAAGAAACTAGCCACGGTCGTTGGCACAATAGTAATACTAATGGGTGCCTCTGAGGCATGCAGGATAGCTGAGGAGCTTATTCAAGGAGGCTTAGATTCAAGTACACCTGTGGCGGTAGTGACGAGGGCCTACATGAGTGATTCAAGAATTCAATTCACAACCCTAAGTGAAATATCTAAGTGCAGAATCACCGTGGAGAATCCATCAGTAATAATAGTGGGTAAGTCAGTCAAGCTCAGTCCACTATATGAAGATACCGTAGACCACTCAGCATGA
- a CDS encoding GIY-YIG nuclease family protein: MDFNELSVERGTYVLILKVSAPVSVKVASLGWVTLSEGYYAYVGSAKVGVKTRVGRHLRLVRLKTGKLRWHLDYILVNNSVEPYSIIYVNESFIEHEVAQALLECRDTEVAARGFGSSDCNCVSHFFKLKTNQDPSLLVASLIRRMGYTPCVLRLNSM, from the coding sequence GTGGATTTTAATGAGTTAAGCGTGGAGAGGGGAACGTATGTGCTTATCCTTAAGGTTTCAGCACCGGTCTCTGTTAAGGTTGCCTCACTGGGTTGGGTTACGTTAAGTGAGGGGTATTATGCATACGTTGGTTCAGCTAAGGTGGGGGTTAAGACTAGGGTGGGTAGGCATCTTAGGTTGGTTAGGCTTAAGACTGGTAAACTCAGGTGGCATCTGGATTACATTCTAGTTAATAATAGTGTTGAGCCATATAGCATAATCTACGTTAATGAATCATTCATAGAGCATGAGGTTGCTCAAGCACTCCTTGAGTGTAGGGATACTGAGGTTGCTGCCAGGGGCTTCGGCTCCAGTGACTGCAATTGTGTAAGCCACTTCTTTAAGCTTAAGACTAACCAGGATCCATCACTACTAGTGGCCTCGTTAATTAGGCGAATGGGTTACACACCCTGTGTGTTGAGGCTTAACTCTATGTAA
- a CDS encoding glycoside hydrolase family 3 N-terminal domain-containing protein, translating to MDNMSKEIRVEDLSLEERVQLLVGASWRLRRIHGTAGETRPVRGLPMVAMADGPSGIRIEPNPIRRWPATAFPVPTMLASTWNPELVEAVGRAMGEEARDYGIGVFLAPGINIHRHPLCGRNFEYFSEDPLLAGKIASAYVKGVQSVGVAATPKHFAANEQETNRTTVDTIVDERTLREIYLKPFEIVVKEAKPWAIMSSYNKLNGKYASQNEWLLTKVLREEWGFDGIVMSDWGAGDNPIEQVKAGNDLIMPGSDEIVSRLIDAVKRGELSEDYVNRSAARVLEFIKRTLAYKGYKPTNSPNLKEHAKLAYEAAAEGVILLKNNDALPLNANARIALFGTGQVETNRGGLGSGHTHPRYFINILDGLRSRGLRIDEELSSIYVNYVKENRGEDYLCALYYEEAYSEPLPQDIISEEQVRKYAERNDAAIVVISRNSGEGWDRRAVKGDYYLTDSERRLIEIVSRQFHALGKKVTVLLNIPAPIEVASWRDLVDAILLVWLPGQEAGRVIADALIGVVNPSGKLPVTFPKDWGDVPTSKSPECYPGIPKENPGAVRYCEGIYVGYRYYDKYSVEPAYEFGYGLSYTRFEYRGLSVVKDGELIKVSFDVVNVGKHPGKEVAQVYVKAPQGKLDKPVQELKAFKKTRLLNPGELEHVELTINVRDLASFDESRGMWIIDDGEYEVRVGASSRDIRLTGKFTVSGVIEFKP from the coding sequence ATGGATAATATGAGTAAGGAGATTAGGGTTGAGGACTTAAGCCTTGAGGAGAGGGTTCAATTACTTGTTGGTGCGTCATGGCGTTTAAGGAGAATTCACGGTACCGCTGGTGAGACTAGGCCTGTTAGGGGTTTACCAATGGTTGCTATGGCTGATGGTCCTTCAGGTATTAGGATTGAGCCTAATCCAATCAGGAGGTGGCCTGCCACAGCCTTCCCAGTACCCACTATGCTTGCTTCAACCTGGAACCCTGAGTTAGTGGAGGCTGTGGGTAGGGCTATGGGTGAGGAGGCTAGGGATTACGGTATAGGGGTATTCCTTGCACCCGGTATTAATATTCATAGGCATCCACTCTGTGGTAGGAATTTCGAATACTTCTCAGAGGATCCGCTCCTAGCCGGTAAGATTGCCTCAGCCTACGTTAAGGGTGTTCAATCAGTTGGTGTTGCCGCAACACCTAAGCACTTTGCTGCTAATGAGCAGGAGACTAATAGGACTACAGTGGATACTATTGTGGATGAGAGGACTCTTAGGGAGATTTACCTTAAGCCCTTTGAGATAGTGGTTAAGGAGGCTAAGCCGTGGGCAATAATGAGCTCCTACAATAAGCTTAACGGTAAGTACGCCTCCCAGAACGAGTGGTTGTTAACTAAGGTGCTTAGGGAGGAGTGGGGGTTTGATGGCATAGTTATGAGTGACTGGGGTGCAGGTGATAATCCCATTGAGCAGGTTAAGGCGGGTAATGACTTAATAATGCCTGGTAGTGATGAGATTGTTTCAAGGCTTATTGATGCTGTTAAGAGGGGTGAGTTAAGTGAGGATTACGTTAATAGGAGTGCCGCTAGGGTTCTTGAATTCATTAAGAGGACCCTAGCTTATAAGGGCTATAAGCCAACTAATTCCCCTAACCTTAAGGAACACGCCAAGTTAGCCTATGAGGCTGCTGCAGAGGGCGTGATTCTGCTTAAGAATAATGATGCACTACCACTTAATGCAAACGCCAGGATTGCCTTATTCGGTACTGGGCAGGTTGAGACTAATAGGGGTGGTTTAGGTAGTGGGCATACTCATCCAAGGTACTTCATTAATATTCTCGATGGTTTAAGGAGTAGGGGGTTGAGGATTGATGAGGAGTTATCATCAATATACGTTAATTACGTTAAGGAGAATAGGGGTGAGGATTACTTATGCGCCCTATACTACGAGGAAGCTTACTCAGAGCCCCTGCCCCAGGACATTATTAGTGAGGAGCAGGTTAGGAAGTACGCTGAACGTAATGACGCAGCCATTGTGGTTATTTCAAGGAATTCAGGTGAGGGTTGGGATAGGAGGGCTGTTAAGGGTGATTACTACCTAACTGATAGTGAACGCAGACTCATTGAAATTGTTTCAAGGCAATTCCACGCATTAGGTAAGAAGGTTACTGTTCTACTCAATATACCGGCGCCAATCGAGGTGGCCAGTTGGAGGGATTTAGTGGACGCCATACTGCTTGTTTGGCTCCCTGGACAGGAGGCTGGTAGGGTTATTGCCGATGCCTTAATAGGTGTTGTTAACCCGTCAGGTAAACTACCAGTGACCTTCCCTAAGGATTGGGGTGATGTACCTACATCCAAGTCCCCTGAATGCTACCCAGGGATACCTAAGGAGAACCCTGGGGCTGTTAGGTATTGTGAGGGAATCTACGTGGGTTATAGGTATTACGATAAGTACAGCGTTGAACCAGCCTATGAATTCGGCTACGGCCTATCATACACCAGGTTTGAGTATAGGGGATTAAGCGTGGTTAAGGATGGTGAATTAATTAAGGTATCCTTCGACGTGGTTAATGTGGGTAAGCACCCAGGCAAGGAGGTTGCCCAGGTTTACGTTAAGGCTCCGCAGGGTAAGCTTGATAAGCCCGTGCAGGAATTGAAGGCGTTTAAGAAAACTAGGTTACTGAATCCAGGTGAGTTAGAGCACGTTGAGTTAACCATTAATGTTAGGGACTTGGCAAGCTTTGATGAGAGTAGGGGCATGTGGATTATTGATGATGGTGAGTACGAGGTTAGGGTTGGGGCATCATCAAGGGACATACGCCTAACAGGTAAATTCACTGTAAGCGGTGTTATTGAGTTTAAGCCATGA